From Dietzia sp. ANT_WB102, a single genomic window includes:
- a CDS encoding sucrase ferredoxin, whose amino-acid sequence MRWLMLELTGPWGFLALIDSPAILDPVLGRSIALRAQAADVRVAAIRRPGRRPAELRWRWALADARPGHEYLLWGEVDGPEQYAEIPLDGSAGTPSTEPLVAVCTHGKHDQCCAVRGRRAAAAIAERYPEATWECSHLGGDRFAATMLVLPHGLYYGRVDQAQDPADIVARYEQGRVDPRYLRGRSSYPGVVQVAQHHARMSMGDDRIDAYAPLAVVESDGEVEVTLDGPHGPVVVRLRETFSEPIFTMCQARAPGPVKQWDLLEITGRT is encoded by the coding sequence ATGCGGTGGCTCATGCTGGAGCTCACCGGCCCGTGGGGTTTCCTGGCGCTGATCGACTCGCCCGCCATCTTGGATCCGGTGTTGGGGCGGTCGATAGCCCTGCGCGCCCAGGCGGCCGACGTGCGGGTCGCGGCGATCCGACGACCGGGCCGCCGGCCGGCCGAGCTTCGGTGGCGGTGGGCCCTCGCAGACGCCCGCCCCGGCCACGAGTACCTGCTGTGGGGCGAGGTGGATGGTCCCGAGCAGTATGCCGAGATCCCGCTCGACGGCTCCGCGGGCACCCCGTCCACAGAGCCGCTCGTGGCGGTGTGCACGCATGGCAAACACGACCAGTGCTGCGCCGTGCGAGGCCGTCGCGCTGCGGCGGCGATTGCCGAGCGGTATCCGGAAGCGACCTGGGAGTGCTCGCACCTGGGCGGGGACCGTTTCGCCGCGACGATGCTCGTATTGCCACACGGTCTGTACTACGGGCGTGTGGACCAGGCGCAGGACCCGGCCGACATCGTCGCGCGCTATGAGCAGGGCCGGGTCGACCCGCGGTACCTCCGCGGCCGCAGCAGCTATCCGGGAGTCGTGCAGGTCGCGCAGCACCATGCACGGATGTCCATGGGAGACGACCGTATCGACGCGTACGCCCCCCTCGCCGTCGTCGAGTCGGACGGTGAGGTGGAGGTGACGCTGGACGGGCCGCACGGCCCGGTGGTGGTGCGGCTACGGGAAACCTTCTCCGAGCCGATCTTCACGATGTGTCAGGCGCGCGCGCCCGGCCCCGTCAAGCAATGGGACCTGCTCGAGATCACGGGCCGCACGTAG
- a CDS encoding ABC transporter ATP-binding protein encodes MKEHQDVGPGGTITDDGVAEAMIEVHELRKQYGRRGPLALKGVDFTVGRGELFGLLGPNGAGKTTTLGILTTRVKPTSGTARIDGIDVVAEPQAVKRRIAVMPQQSNLDRSLTALENLTFHGAYFGMRLRERRQRSRELLEQFGLADRADEQVGNFSGGMAQRLLIARALMHHPPLLFLDEPTTGLDPQSRLFLWDRVTELHRDGTTIVLTTHDMGEADRLCERIAIVDHGERIALDTPAGLRELLPGGRGIELLLDSRDDPAPLLAELGKTESAEIDDGQWRVRCYGDRRLGEVITVAEQRGAVVRDVHRLEGSLEDVFVHLTGRELR; translated from the coding sequence GTGAAGGAACACCAGGACGTCGGGCCCGGCGGCACCATCACGGACGACGGCGTCGCCGAGGCGATGATCGAGGTCCACGAACTGCGCAAGCAGTACGGCAGGCGCGGGCCCCTCGCACTCAAGGGTGTGGATTTCACCGTCGGGCGCGGTGAACTCTTCGGACTCCTCGGGCCCAACGGCGCCGGAAAGACCACGACGCTCGGCATTCTCACCACGCGGGTCAAACCGACGTCCGGCACGGCCCGGATCGACGGGATCGACGTGGTGGCCGAGCCCCAGGCGGTGAAACGACGGATCGCCGTGATGCCGCAGCAAAGCAATCTTGACCGCTCGCTCACCGCCCTGGAAAACCTGACGTTCCACGGTGCCTACTTCGGGATGCGCCTGCGGGAACGGCGACAGCGTTCCCGTGAATTGCTGGAACAGTTCGGGCTCGCCGACCGGGCGGACGAGCAGGTGGGAAACTTCTCCGGTGGGATGGCCCAGCGTCTGCTCATCGCACGTGCGCTGATGCACCACCCACCGCTGCTGTTCCTCGACGAACCGACCACAGGCCTGGATCCCCAGTCCCGGCTGTTCCTGTGGGACCGCGTCACCGAGCTGCACCGCGACGGCACCACCATCGTGCTCACCACGCACGACATGGGGGAAGCGGACCGCCTGTGCGAGAGGATCGCGATCGTGGACCATGGTGAGCGGATCGCGTTGGACACCCCCGCCGGCCTGCGCGAACTGCTGCCGGGCGGGCGCGGCATCGAACTTCTGCTGGACTCGCGGGACGATCCGGCACCGCTGCTGGCGGAGCTCGGCAAGACGGAATCCGCGGAGATCGACGACGGGCAGTGGCGTGTGCGGTGCTACGGCGACCGTCGACTGGGCGAGGTGATCACGGTCGCCGAACAACGCGGCGCCGTGGTCCGGGATGTCCACCGGCTCGAGGGCAGCCTCGAGGACGTATTCGTGCATCTGACAGGGCGTGAGCTGCGATGA
- a CDS encoding cupin domain-containing protein produces MLGRCVACGRDEFARDFWGRQPLLSPAARLPRDFGDLLSPQMVDEIIAERGVRTPFVRMAREGTLVDRACFTRSGGFGALMPDQIDPDGVLTQFAAGATIVLQGLHRFWPPVIDFVRALTSDLGHPVQTNAYITPPANRGFEPHYDVHDVFVLQVSGTKRWRVHEPVHHHPLADQPWTDHREAIAARATEEPVIDTVLQPGDSLYLPRGWVHSAEAQGETSIHLTVGVAPFTGHDIASALVEALASEESLRESLPLGLAPVDAARTEEHARAVLDVVANLMSEKQDELSALAGGTLATRYLELTRPAAVRPLATLDAVASLDADTVLRWRDGLHGSLDDTSPDTVVLTLPTKAITFPAQCAPALRAILAGYPVTAGSLPGLDDAADGVVVLRRLLREAVVVPGRVP; encoded by the coding sequence GTGCTGGGGCGGTGCGTCGCGTGCGGGCGGGATGAATTTGCCCGTGACTTTTGGGGTCGCCAGCCCCTGCTGAGCCCGGCGGCACGGTTACCGCGTGATTTCGGTGACCTGCTGTCGCCGCAGATGGTCGACGAGATCATCGCCGAGCGCGGGGTACGCACGCCCTTCGTTCGGATGGCGCGGGAGGGCACGCTCGTCGACCGGGCGTGCTTCACCCGCTCCGGCGGGTTCGGTGCGCTGATGCCCGATCAGATCGACCCCGACGGCGTGCTCACGCAGTTCGCCGCCGGAGCAACGATCGTCTTGCAGGGCCTGCACCGGTTCTGGCCGCCGGTCATCGACTTCGTTCGAGCTCTCACCTCCGATCTCGGCCACCCAGTGCAGACCAACGCCTACATCACCCCGCCGGCAAATCGCGGGTTCGAACCGCACTACGACGTCCACGACGTCTTTGTCCTCCAGGTGTCCGGCACCAAGCGGTGGCGCGTTCACGAGCCCGTCCACCACCACCCGCTTGCCGATCAACCGTGGACCGACCATCGTGAGGCGATCGCCGCGCGAGCCACCGAGGAGCCGGTCATCGACACTGTCCTCCAACCGGGGGACAGCCTCTACTTGCCGCGTGGCTGGGTCCACTCGGCCGAGGCGCAGGGTGAGACGTCGATCCACCTCACCGTCGGCGTAGCGCCCTTCACCGGTCACGACATCGCTTCGGCGCTCGTCGAGGCATTGGCCTCCGAGGAGTCGCTGCGCGAGTCGTTGCCACTCGGGCTCGCCCCGGTGGACGCCGCGCGCACCGAGGAGCACGCGCGCGCGGTGCTCGACGTGGTGGCGAATCTGATGTCGGAGAAGCAGGACGAGCTCAGCGCACTCGCCGGCGGGACACTCGCCACGCGGTATCTGGAGCTGACGCGGCCCGCCGCGGTCCGCCCCCTGGCGACCCTCGACGCGGTCGCGTCCCTTGACGCTGACACCGTGCTGCGGTGGCGGGACGGACTGCACGGGTCGCTCGATGACACCAGCCCCGACACGGTCGTCCTGACGCTGCCCACCAAAGCGATCACCTTCCCCGCGCAGTGCGCTCCCGCCCTGCGCGCGATTCTGGCCGGTTACCCGGTCACCGCGGGTTCGCTACCCGGTCTCGACGACGCCGCCGACGGCGTTGTGGTGCTGCGGCGGTTGTTGCGGGAAGCAGTGGTGGTACCGGGACGGGTTCCATGA
- a CDS encoding BatC protein: MAINDDDITTAGAQGGEGVADGGSNPHGHDGGADGSASAGEGTADGGSNPDGHDGGADGSAGEGTADGGSNPDGHDGGADGSA, from the coding sequence ATGGCTATCAACGATGACGACATCACGACCGCCGGCGCACAGGGCGGCGAGGGCGTCGCTGACGGCGGCTCCAACCCCCATGGCCACGACGGTGGAGCCGACGGCTCGGCCAGCGCCGGTGAGGGGACCGCTGACGGCGGTTCGAACCCGGACGGCCACGACGGCGGCGCAGACGGCTCGGCCGGTGAGGGCACCGCTGACGGCGGCTCCAACCCGGACGGTCATGACGGCGGCGCAGACGGCTCGGCCTGA
- a CDS encoding universal stress protein, producing MDAQPVIVGVDGSSDSVRALQWAAEYARDNGARIQVLAVVDRPSAWGPLAMAGWEDTTALEADRRRMLAETVREALGEFVELEERVLAGHPAEALVRASADARLLVVGSRGRGGFAGMLLGSVSQHVIAHARCPVVVIPHESEAER from the coding sequence ATGGATGCACAACCAGTCATCGTCGGGGTGGACGGATCGAGCGACTCGGTGCGTGCGCTGCAGTGGGCGGCGGAGTACGCCCGCGATAACGGTGCGCGGATCCAGGTCCTTGCGGTCGTCGACCGCCCCTCCGCCTGGGGTCCCCTGGCCATGGCCGGCTGGGAGGACACCACTGCCTTGGAGGCGGACCGCCGCAGAATGCTGGCCGAGACTGTGCGGGAAGCGCTGGGGGAGTTCGTGGAGCTGGAAGAGCGGGTGCTCGCGGGTCATCCCGCCGAGGCGCTCGTCAGGGCGTCCGCGGATGCCCGGCTTCTCGTGGTGGGCAGCCGTGGGCGTGGAGGTTTCGCCGGGATGTTGCTGGGTTCGGTGAGCCAGCACGTGATCGCCCACGCTCGATGCCCCGTCGTCGTCATCCCCCACGAGAGTGAAGCCGAGCGCTGA
- a CDS encoding DUF3427 domain-containing protein, which produces MSAPLPEGLYESVITPRLQERLDATAASSRIIDLDPGLAPEILGRHVGDAVRRHLESIDPAKRLEVAEQFINALDSDGDDLAGGSILQSIYPTGRTEPRRPSTPLSEGALLTNARDEPGLGNELALEMESSDEVDLLCAFVKFTGVTVLAPQFELLAERGIAPRILTTTYMGATDRRALDVLVNDFGARVKVRFEKASTRLHAKAWLFRRHSGFDTAYVGSSNLSRSALVDGLEWNVRLSSVAHAAQIAKFRTVFDSYWNLADFELYNPDTDAEKLDRALEEAGGRKSTSVLVSLAGLEVRPYGHQQLMLDALATERNVFDHHLNLLVAATGTGKTVVAALDYRALSEQADSRQPSLLFVAHRKEILVQALRTYRAVLGDGSFGELFVGGEKPRHWKHVFASVQSLDRDHHVPEDWEILVVDEFHHAEAASYRRLFSRFTATEVLGLTATPERADGVDVREFFHGRTAYELRLWDALEQDLLCPFHYYGISDNTDLRDVEWSAGQYSPGALSDLYTGNDARTLLILKALREKVLDATRMRALGFCVSVDHAKYMAESFTARGLPSAAIVGTTDPDERRALVERLKAGDLRCIFTVDVFNEGVDIPSVDVVLMLRPTASSTVFIQQLGRGLRRSPGKAVLIVLDFVGHHRADFNLAGRYHAMTGLSRRRLETDLEVGFPSLPGASRIVLDEVSRGEVLRSIKQAVKANTKKALANDLRSLGAVPVLAEFLDETNRDLDDIYRADRSWTTIVTIATGQPEPEGREKLLLKKLQRLRTVDDLDRIREYTRVGEDILAGKSCARDDVWASMLIDFLVPVQYTADFNETVSDLAGFPRLFEELIQLMDAATRNIHHVPLPLDGDLATLPLRTHASYSREELLSALDWRAEDGRPKTLREGVAWCATHQTDIFFINLHKDESAFSPSTMYRDVPVSPTLFDWESQSNTTQTSATGRRYLGQREAGTNVLLAVRNSPKDDVTTAPFVLLGNADYVSHSGERPIQIRWALRRPMPADVLAQASVLGV; this is translated from the coding sequence ATGAGCGCCCCGTTGCCCGAAGGACTCTACGAGTCAGTCATTACCCCGCGGCTTCAAGAACGTCTCGATGCGACAGCCGCGTCGTCACGAATCATCGACCTGGATCCGGGGCTCGCCCCTGAAATTCTTGGACGGCACGTCGGTGACGCGGTTCGCAGGCACCTCGAGTCCATCGACCCGGCCAAACGGCTCGAGGTGGCCGAACAGTTCATTAATGCGCTCGACTCTGATGGTGACGACCTCGCAGGTGGGTCGATCCTTCAGTCCATTTACCCCACCGGGAGAACAGAACCGCGTCGCCCATCGACTCCGCTCTCCGAAGGCGCACTTCTTACGAACGCGCGTGACGAGCCCGGCCTCGGAAATGAACTCGCCCTAGAGATGGAATCATCTGACGAGGTCGATCTCTTATGTGCCTTTGTAAAGTTCACTGGTGTAACGGTATTGGCACCGCAATTTGAACTGCTCGCTGAGCGTGGCATCGCACCACGCATTCTCACTACGACGTATATGGGAGCCACAGATCGGCGGGCCCTAGACGTTCTAGTCAATGACTTCGGAGCGCGAGTTAAAGTGCGGTTCGAGAAAGCCTCCACCCGCCTCCACGCTAAAGCATGGCTTTTTCGGCGACATAGCGGTTTCGACACGGCTTACGTCGGAAGTTCAAACCTCTCCCGATCTGCGCTCGTAGATGGACTCGAATGGAACGTCCGCCTGTCCTCCGTCGCGCACGCGGCTCAGATAGCGAAGTTTCGGACGGTCTTCGATTCCTATTGGAACTTGGCCGATTTCGAGTTGTACAACCCTGATACCGACGCCGAAAAATTAGACAGAGCACTCGAGGAGGCAGGGGGGCGCAAATCTACTTCCGTCCTTGTCTCCCTCGCAGGCTTAGAGGTACGTCCTTATGGCCACCAGCAACTGATGCTCGATGCGCTGGCGACCGAACGAAACGTGTTTGACCACCATCTCAACCTGTTAGTCGCAGCCACCGGCACTGGCAAGACCGTCGTTGCAGCCCTCGACTACCGCGCGCTATCCGAGCAGGCAGACAGCAGACAACCATCTTTGCTATTCGTCGCCCACAGAAAAGAAATTCTTGTGCAAGCTCTGCGCACATATCGCGCAGTTCTTGGTGATGGCTCTTTCGGCGAACTCTTCGTCGGCGGCGAGAAACCTCGTCACTGGAAGCATGTGTTTGCCAGCGTGCAATCTCTCGATCGGGACCACCACGTGCCGGAGGACTGGGAAATCCTTGTCGTCGACGAGTTCCACCACGCTGAAGCGGCAAGCTATCGACGACTCTTCTCCCGGTTCACCGCGACCGAAGTTCTTGGCCTGACTGCAACACCAGAGCGTGCAGACGGCGTCGACGTACGGGAATTTTTTCACGGACGCACTGCATACGAACTTCGCCTGTGGGATGCGCTGGAGCAGGATCTGTTGTGCCCGTTCCACTACTACGGCATTTCCGACAACACGGATCTGCGGGACGTTGAGTGGAGCGCAGGTCAATACAGCCCCGGAGCCCTTTCCGATTTATACACCGGCAACGACGCCAGGACTTTGCTAATTCTCAAGGCCCTACGGGAGAAGGTCCTCGACGCGACACGGATGCGCGCGCTTGGGTTCTGCGTGTCGGTTGACCATGCGAAATACATGGCCGAGTCATTTACAGCGCGCGGTCTTCCGTCCGCTGCCATCGTCGGCACCACTGACCCGGACGAGCGGCGCGCTCTGGTCGAGCGTCTCAAAGCCGGGGATCTGCGTTGCATCTTCACCGTTGATGTCTTCAACGAAGGTGTCGACATCCCTTCGGTTGATGTTGTCCTTATGCTGCGTCCCACCGCGAGTTCGACAGTGTTCATCCAACAGCTCGGCCGTGGATTGCGTCGGTCACCAGGCAAGGCTGTGCTGATTGTCTTGGATTTTGTGGGCCACCATCGGGCTGACTTCAACCTTGCCGGCCGATATCACGCAATGACAGGGCTGTCGAGGCGTCGCCTCGAAACCGATCTTGAAGTTGGCTTTCCTTCGCTTCCCGGCGCGTCGCGGATTGTTCTCGACGAGGTTTCCCGGGGTGAGGTCTTGCGCTCCATTAAGCAGGCGGTGAAGGCGAACACGAAGAAGGCATTGGCGAATGACCTGCGCTCACTCGGCGCCGTTCCAGTGCTCGCCGAGTTTCTCGATGAGACCAATCGCGATCTGGACGACATCTACCGAGCTGACCGTTCGTGGACAACAATCGTTACGATCGCAACGGGGCAGCCAGAACCTGAGGGCAGAGAAAAACTCCTCCTCAAGAAACTTCAGCGACTCAGGACGGTCGATGATCTAGACCGGATCCGCGAGTACACACGGGTGGGCGAGGACATCTTGGCAGGAAAGTCGTGCGCCCGCGATGACGTGTGGGCGTCGATGCTGATTGACTTCCTGGTGCCCGTTCAGTACACGGCCGACTTCAATGAAACGGTCAGCGATCTCGCAGGGTTTCCGCGGCTATTCGAGGAATTGATCCAGCTGATGGATGCAGCCACTCGGAACATTCACCACGTACCGCTTCCCCTTGACGGCGATCTCGCCACACTTCCACTGCGGACTCATGCGAGCTACAGCCGTGAAGAACTGCTGTCCGCGCTTGATTGGCGCGCAGAGGACGGTCGCCCGAAGACGCTGCGGGAGGGCGTCGCCTGGTGCGCCACCCACCAGACCGACATCTTCTTTATCAATCTTCACAAGGATGAAAGCGCGTTCAGCCCGTCAACGATGTATCGGGATGTCCCAGTCTCGCCAACCCTGTTCGACTGGGAATCACAGTCGAACACCACCCAGACTTCTGCGACAGGCCGCCGTTACCTCGGCCAACGTGAAGCCGGAACCAACGTGTTGCTCGCGGTTCGCAACTCCCCGAAGGATGACGTCACGACGGCGCCTTTCGTCTTGCTGGGTAATGCTGACTACGTGTCTCACTCCGGCGAGCGACCGATCCAGATCAGATGGGCGCTCCGCCGACCGATGCCCGCTGACGTTCTCGCACAGGCGTCCGTCCTAGGAGTCTGA
- a CDS encoding ABC transporter permease — protein MNDQGGHSEWAAGAPAQSPSRPGGRATLDPTLARATGPRAFLGLLQRDIWNTLRHELGGFLAQSLMQPLAFLFVFGLVLPKIGAANASYATQLLPGIIALTLVLTALQNVSLPLVIEFSYTKEIEDRLLAPISPLMVGVEKLVFATGRSMIAALLILPLGELILPNGLQTAGAHWGMFIVLLIVGGFAGASIGLVLGTMVPANRINIIFAVALTPLIFTGATFYPWQLLDSLRWFQVVTLFNPLTYVSEGMRAALTDSPHLGAGWIALGLAVSTSVFLVLGLRGFIHRAVD, from the coding sequence ATGAATGACCAGGGTGGACACTCCGAGTGGGCCGCGGGTGCGCCCGCGCAGTCTCCGTCCCGGCCGGGTGGGCGGGCGACTCTCGATCCCACGCTGGCGCGCGCTACCGGCCCGAGAGCCTTCCTGGGATTGTTGCAGCGCGACATCTGGAACACCCTCCGCCACGAACTCGGCGGGTTTCTCGCGCAGTCGCTGATGCAGCCGTTGGCGTTCCTCTTCGTCTTCGGCCTGGTCCTGCCCAAGATCGGCGCGGCAAACGCGAGTTATGCCACGCAACTGCTGCCGGGGATCATCGCGCTGACGCTAGTCTTGACGGCCCTGCAGAACGTGTCGTTGCCCCTGGTGATCGAGTTCTCCTACACAAAGGAGATCGAGGACCGTCTGTTGGCGCCGATCTCCCCGCTGATGGTGGGGGTGGAGAAGCTGGTGTTCGCGACCGGTAGGTCGATGATCGCGGCGCTGCTGATCCTGCCGCTGGGGGAACTCATCCTCCCGAACGGGTTGCAGACCGCCGGTGCGCACTGGGGAATGTTCATCGTCCTGCTGATCGTTGGGGGATTTGCGGGGGCGTCGATCGGTCTGGTATTGGGGACGATGGTTCCGGCGAATCGCATCAACATCATCTTCGCGGTCGCGCTGACGCCGTTGATCTTCACCGGCGCGACCTTCTACCCGTGGCAGTTGCTCGACTCGCTGCGGTGGTTCCAGGTCGTGACGTTGTTCAACCCGCTCACCTACGTCTCCGAGGGCATGCGCGCTGCCCTAACCGACTCGCCGCATCTTGGGGCGGGATGGATCGCCCTCGGACTCGCGGTGTCGACCTCGGTGTTCCTCGTCCTCGGACTGCGCGGGTTCATCCACCGCGCGGTGGACTGA
- a CDS encoding 3-hydroxyacyl-CoA dehydrogenase translates to MTEITNVTVFGTGVLGSQIMMQAAYHGKTVTGYDISDDLLAKLPERWEWMRGYYRRDLPDFDEKRFDAAIESITTTTDIAEAVADADLVIEAIPEQLDLKKKVWAQIGERAPEKTIFATNTSTLRPSDFAAETGRPEKFLALHFANLVWRYNTGEVMVAKETEQKYFDIVLEFADEIGLVPIPILKETPGYLLNGLLVPWLQAGANLYVDGVANPADIDNVWRTATQSPHGPFQVFDTVGFNVAANISRMGDEKQQKFAEILQKGIDAGKTGLGDGEGFYTYDADGNVVAPVTSWNHT, encoded by the coding sequence ATGACTGAGATCACCAACGTCACCGTCTTCGGAACCGGGGTCCTCGGTTCGCAGATCATGATGCAGGCGGCCTACCACGGCAAGACCGTGACCGGTTACGACATCTCCGACGACCTCCTTGCCAAGCTCCCCGAGCGCTGGGAGTGGATGCGCGGCTACTACAGGCGCGACCTGCCGGATTTCGATGAGAAGCGGTTCGACGCGGCGATCGAGTCCATTACCACCACCACCGACATCGCCGAAGCGGTCGCCGACGCCGACCTGGTGATCGAGGCCATCCCGGAGCAGCTCGACCTCAAGAAGAAGGTGTGGGCACAGATCGGTGAGCGTGCGCCGGAGAAGACCATCTTCGCCACCAACACCTCCACCCTGCGTCCCAGCGACTTCGCCGCCGAGACGGGCCGCCCCGAGAAGTTCCTCGCCCTGCACTTCGCCAACCTCGTCTGGCGCTACAACACAGGCGAGGTGATGGTGGCCAAGGAGACCGAGCAGAAGTACTTCGACATCGTGTTGGAGTTCGCCGACGAGATCGGCCTGGTACCGATCCCCATTCTCAAGGAGACGCCCGGCTACCTGCTCAACGGACTTCTCGTTCCGTGGCTGCAGGCGGGCGCGAACCTCTACGTCGACGGCGTCGCCAACCCCGCGGACATCGACAACGTATGGCGCACCGCCACCCAGTCACCCCACGGGCCGTTCCAGGTGTTCGACACCGTGGGATTCAACGTGGCCGCCAACATCTCGCGCATGGGCGACGAGAAGCAGCAAAAGTTCGCGGAGATCCTGCAGAAGGGCATCGACGCCGGCAAGACCGGACTGGGTGACGGTGAGGGCTTCTACACCTACGACGCCGACGGCAACGTGGTGGCGCCGGTGACGAGCTGGAACCACACCTGA
- a CDS encoding GbsR/MarR family transcriptional regulator encodes MDRRSLVQRAVERFGQGLELEGIPRMPARVFAFMMIGGQDSYSSRDLARGLEVSAAAISGAVRYLVDARLVLRERAPRGRGDLLRLMSGDVWAEVFASRLPLIDQINASIDDAVAILDDLPEAEKAPGLANLRETREFFEFVRNDMPRMLVRWAEHKANSHADSPEVTNTPLPFLNPDEDDASTLARRERAQR; translated from the coding sequence ATGGATCGACGATCACTGGTGCAGCGCGCTGTCGAGCGGTTCGGGCAGGGTCTGGAGCTCGAGGGCATACCGCGAATGCCGGCCCGGGTGTTTGCCTTCATGATGATCGGCGGCCAGGACTCCTACTCCTCGCGTGATCTCGCCCGAGGGCTCGAGGTGAGCGCGGCGGCGATCTCCGGCGCGGTCCGCTACCTCGTCGATGCGCGACTGGTGCTGCGCGAGCGTGCGCCGCGGGGTCGGGGTGATCTTTTGCGGCTCATGAGCGGTGACGTCTGGGCGGAGGTCTTCGCCTCCAGGCTCCCGCTGATCGACCAGATCAACGCGAGTATCGACGACGCCGTGGCGATTCTCGACGACCTGCCCGAGGCCGAAAAAGCCCCAGGCCTGGCGAATCTGCGCGAGACCCGGGAGTTCTTCGAATTCGTCCGCAATGACATGCCACGCATGCTCGTGCGCTGGGCGGAGCACAAGGCGAACAGTCACGCCGATTCTCCCGAGGTGACGAACACACCCCTGCCGTTCCTGAATCCGGATGAGGACGATGCCTCCACGCTGGCACGCAGAGAGCGGGCCCAACGATGA
- a CDS encoding NAD(P)/FAD-dependent oxidoreductase, protein MTQHPAAEPSHPESPTVLDHDVVIVGAGFAGLYAAKKLGRAGVDVLLLDQNPYHQFQPLLYQAATSQIAISTVARPLREILRGERDHVKIRTARVADVDATTKTVTTEDGLVYRGKILVIAVGTEPNFFNTPGARELAYPLYSVDDATSLSSAMLGALERAAATQEAGGERRPFGVAVVGAGPTGVETAGAIAENINAVVSEQYSPDFAASINVHLIDMGDTVLPPFSKQSQKYTRRSLQDLGIIIHLGAAVASVTENGVTLADDTTIPAGIVVWTAGLKASGLLGAAGLPTGRGGRVDVRPDLTVPDFPGVYVLGDAANIVDAKGRTLPQLGSVAKQSGQWAADNIQAELAGQAPTPFGYRDLGFMAMIGRGHAVAEVTPRRFQINGLLAFLSWLAVHLVLLSGMQQRIAALVSWFRDYLTTSRPQVVVYQPQQYARTRQRGTTADRSTTGVNND, encoded by the coding sequence ATGACCCAACACCCCGCCGCGGAACCCAGTCACCCCGAATCGCCAACGGTCCTCGACCACGACGTGGTGATAGTTGGCGCGGGTTTCGCCGGTCTGTACGCCGCCAAAAAGCTCGGGCGAGCGGGAGTCGACGTCCTCCTGCTGGACCAGAACCCCTACCACCAGTTCCAGCCCCTGCTCTATCAGGCGGCCACCTCACAAATCGCAATCTCGACCGTCGCCCGACCGCTACGCGAGATCCTGCGTGGCGAACGGGACCACGTGAAGATCCGGACGGCTCGGGTCGCGGATGTCGATGCCACCACCAAGACCGTCACCACCGAAGACGGCCTTGTCTACCGTGGCAAGATCCTGGTGATCGCCGTGGGCACCGAACCCAACTTTTTCAACACGCCCGGAGCACGTGAACTCGCCTACCCGCTGTACTCAGTGGACGATGCCACGAGCCTGTCCTCGGCGATGCTCGGTGCACTGGAACGAGCAGCAGCCACCCAGGAAGCCGGCGGGGAACGGCGCCCGTTCGGCGTCGCCGTCGTCGGCGCGGGCCCCACCGGGGTCGAGACGGCAGGCGCCATCGCGGAGAACATCAACGCCGTGGTGTCCGAACAGTACTCACCTGACTTCGCCGCCTCGATCAACGTCCACCTGATCGACATGGGCGACACGGTCCTCCCACCGTTCTCGAAACAGTCGCAGAAGTACACCCGCCGTAGCCTCCAGGACCTCGGCATCATCATCCACCTGGGCGCAGCCGTCGCCTCGGTGACGGAGAACGGCGTGACGCTCGCGGACGACACCACCATCCCGGCCGGCATCGTCGTGTGGACAGCCGGTCTCAAAGCGTCCGGGCTACTCGGCGCCGCCGGTCTGCCCACCGGACGCGGAGGTCGGGTCGATGTCCGACCCGACCTCACCGTCCCGGACTTCCCCGGCGTCTACGTACTGGGCGACGCCGCCAACATCGTCGACGCCAAGGGCCGCACACTCCCCCAACTGGGTTCGGTCGCCAAGCAGTCCGGCCAGTGGGCCGCAGACAACATCCAAGCCGAACTCGCAGGGCAGGCCCCCACGCCATTTGGATACCGTGACCTCGGCTTCATGGCCATGATCGGACGCGGCCACGCGGTCGCGGAGGTCACACCGCGCCGATTCCAGATCAACGGGCTGCTGGCGTTCCTGTCTTGGCTCGCCGTCCACCTGGTGCTGCTCTCCGGCATGCAACAGCGAATCGCGGCCCTCGTGTCGTGGTTCCGGGACTACCTCACCACCAGTCGGCCGCAGGTGGTCGTGTACCAGCCGCAGCAGTACGCACGGACCCGCCAGCGCGGGACAACAGCCGACCGATCGACCACAGGAGTGAACAATGACTGA